One Peromyscus leucopus breed LL Stock chromosome 4, UCI_PerLeu_2.1, whole genome shotgun sequence genomic region harbors:
- the LOC114683083 gene encoding olfactory receptor 4F3/4F16/4F29-like, with the protein MDGGNHSVVSEFLLLGLTNSWRIQILLFLFFTVFYVASMLGNLLIVLTIISDHHLHSPMYFLLANLSFLDTGVSSIAAPKMIYDLFRKHKVISLNGCITQMFFIHTVGGTEMVLLIVMAYDRYIAICKPLHYLTIMSLRMCIFLLALAWTIGLIHSVAQLAFVVNLPFCGANKMDSFYCDFPRFIKLACTDTYRLEFLVTANSGFISMATFFILVVSYIFILVTVRKHSSGASSKALSTLSAHITVVVFFFGPCIIIYVWPFPTLPIDKFLAIFDVIITPFMNPIIYTLRNKEMKIAMRRLFIRALSLKKFFHLEFKSF; encoded by the coding sequence ATGGATGGAGGAAATCACTCTGTGGTATCAGAATTTTTATTGCTGGGCCTCACCAATTCATGGAGAATTCAGattctcctttttctgttcttcACAGTATTTTATGTAGCAAGCATGCTGGGAAATCTTCTCATCGTGCTCACAATCATCTCAGACCATCACCTACACTCCCCCATGTACTTCCTGCTGGCAAACCTCTCCTTCTTAGATACAGGTGTGTCCAGCATTGCTGCTCCAAAGATGATTTATGACCTCTTCAGGAAGCACAAAGTCATCTCCCTGAATGGGTGCATCACTCAGATGTTCTTCATTCACACTGTCGGAGGAACAGAGATGGTGCTGCTCATAGTCATGGCCTATGACCGGTACATCGCTATCTGTAAGCCCCTCCACTACCTCACCATCATGAGTCTAAGaatgtgcatttttcttttgGCTCTGGCTTGGACCATTGGCCTTATCCATTCCGTGGCCCAATTGGCTTTTGTTGTAAATTTACCCTTCTGTGGAGCTAATAAAATGGATAGCTTTTATTGTGATTTTCCTCGGTTCATCAAACTTGCatgtacagacacatacagactgGAGTTCCTGGTCACTGCCAACAGTGGTTTCATCTCCATGGCCACCTTCTTCATCCTGGTTGTGTCTTACATCTTCATCCTGGTCACGGTTCGTAAACACTCCTCGGGTGCTTCCTCCAAGGCCCTCTCCACTCTCTCAGCTCACATCACTGTGGTAGTTTTCTTCTTTGGCCCTTGTATTATTATCTATGTGTGGCCTTTCCCTACGTTACCCATAGATAAATTTTTAGCAATTTTTGATGTCATTATCACTCCTTTTATGAATCCCATCATCTATACACTTAGAAATAAGGAGATGAAGATTGCAATGAGGAGACTCTTTATTAGAGCTTTAAGTCTcaaaaaattctttcatttagAGTTCAAGAGTTTCTGA